One window from the genome of Enterococcus haemoperoxidus ATCC BAA-382 encodes:
- a CDS encoding GNAT family N-acetyltransferase, with protein MQNRIIENDQLYLREFTSKDFEDLCLILQDEETMYAYEAAFTEEKVNNWLSWNLKSYQEHGFGLWAIIDQKSKDFIGQCGIVYSDVEDESLLEIGYLVNKRYWNQGYASSASQLCIAYAKDELKAEKICSIIRETNLSSRKVAEKNGMTIIKQFDKDYSGLPVRHFVYSIDLIK; from the coding sequence ATGCAGAATAGAATAATCGAAAATGACCAACTCTATTTAAGAGAATTCACATCCAAAGATTTTGAGGATCTATGTTTGATTCTCCAAGATGAAGAAACGATGTATGCCTATGAAGCAGCTTTTACAGAAGAAAAAGTAAACAATTGGTTGAGCTGGAATTTGAAAAGCTATCAAGAACACGGATTTGGTCTATGGGCTATCATCGATCAAAAAAGTAAAGACTTTATCGGTCAATGTGGGATTGTCTATTCTGATGTCGAAGATGAATCCCTCTTAGAAATCGGCTATTTAGTGAACAAGCGATACTGGAATCAAGGCTATGCAAGTTCCGCCAGCCAACTATGTATCGCTTATGCCAAAGATGAATTAAAAGCTGAAAAAATCTGTTCAATCATTCGAGAGACGAATCTCTCTTCTCGAAAAGTTGCAGAAAAAAATGGTATGACCATCATCAAACAATTTGATAAAGATTATTCTGGTCTGCCTGTTCGTCATTTTGTTTATAGTATTGATTTAATTAAATAA
- a CDS encoding GNAT family N-acetyltransferase → MFLQKYTNDFSKMIQQYQLNDEQLRYTGTPEMPIKISLKNPFIHPIIGIANDRLTNFFVLDEKKDVALYTSNEQALLLRTFSTDQRYQGQGYAKKALQLLPEFVHLHFPNANEIILAVNKQNIAAQSLYEKTGYQRLNRIVDGEYGPLYIMSVRLD, encoded by the coding sequence ATGTTCTTACAAAAATATACCAACGATTTTTCAAAGATGATCCAGCAATACCAATTAAATGACGAACAATTGCGCTATACAGGAACGCCAGAAATGCCTATCAAGATTTCTTTGAAAAATCCGTTTATCCATCCGATAATAGGAATCGCTAATGATCGCTTGACGAATTTTTTTGTCTTAGATGAAAAGAAGGATGTTGCCTTATATACAAGCAATGAGCAAGCACTTTTACTTAGAACCTTCTCCACGGATCAAAGATACCAAGGACAAGGCTATGCGAAAAAAGCGCTCCAGTTATTACCGGAATTTGTTCATCTACATTTTCCAAATGCGAATGAAATTATTCTTGCAGTAAATAAACAAAATATAGCAGCGCAAAGTCTATATGAAAAAACTGGGTATCAACGGCTAAACAGAATCGTTGATGGAGAATATGGCCCTTTATATATCATGAGTGTAAGATTGGATTAA
- a CDS encoding phage major tail protein, TP901-1 family, which produces MTALSGVDVVWRFRLAEDEGNESAWGLAYSTENGYSKSKESESTVTKDGSVVTPGATETTVTATTLYKIGSTQIDKLETAMDENKRVQIWRINTKEIGTGNDEGKFKAKYFEGYFTSFEETDSAENKVEYSLEWAIEGAGKNGFAALELDTSEGGDYEFKDTVKVEQKA; this is translated from the coding sequence ATGACAGCATTAAGTGGAGTAGATGTAGTGTGGCGTTTTCGTTTAGCCGAAGATGAAGGAAATGAAAGTGCGTGGGGCTTAGCATACAGCACAGAGAATGGTTATTCAAAATCAAAAGAAAGTGAATCCACTGTTACGAAAGATGGCAGCGTGGTCACACCAGGAGCGACTGAAACAACAGTGACGGCAACAACATTGTATAAAATCGGTTCAACTCAAATCGACAAATTGGAAACGGCAATGGATGAAAACAAGCGTGTTCAGATTTGGCGTATTAATACCAAGGAAATTGGTACTGGCAATGATGAAGGCAAGTTTAAAGCAAAATATTTTGAAGGCTATTTTACTTCATTTGAAGAAACTGATTCAGCAGAAAATAAAGTTGAATACTCTTTGGAGTGGGCAATCGAGGGCGCAGGTAAGAATGGTTTTGCGGCATTAGAGCTAGATACATCAGAAGGTGGCGATTATGAATTTAAAGACACTGTAAAAGTGGAACAGAAAGCATAA
- a CDS encoding tail assembly chaperone, whose amino-acid sequence MELAMDEKVFGCKFGYGFLKEINKRYSVERGGMQLKLGVGAIVSNLLLSDVDTLFEVLLIANMTEKPRMTVKFLEDYVEQNGTKNLFEEVIDELKKSEYTGMMTSKMLEEAQA is encoded by the coding sequence ATGGAATTAGCAATGGACGAAAAAGTTTTTGGCTGTAAATTTGGCTATGGTTTTTTAAAAGAAATCAATAAACGTTATTCAGTAGAACGTGGTGGGATGCAGTTGAAATTAGGTGTAGGAGCAATTGTTTCAAATCTGCTTTTATCTGATGTAGATACTCTTTTTGAAGTTTTATTGATTGCAAATATGACAGAGAAACCTCGGATGACGGTTAAATTTTTAGAAGATTACGTTGAACAAAATGGTACAAAAAATCTGTTTGAAGAAGTGATCGATGAGCTAAAAAAGTCGGAATATACCGGGATGATGACCAGCAAGATGTTGGAAGAAGCACAAGCGTAA